One region of Streptococcus salivarius genomic DNA includes:
- the ftsA gene encoding cell division protein FtsA has translation MARDGFFTGLDIGTSSIKVLVAEFIDGSMNVIGVSNVKSSGVKDGIIVDIDAAAKSIKTAIEQAEEKAGIVIEQVNVGLPANLLQIEPTQGMIPVTSESKEIKDEDVESVVRSALTKSITPEREVISLVPEEFIVDGFQGIRDPRGMMGIRLEMRGLIYTGPTTILHNLRKTVERAGIQVENIIISPLAMTRAVLNEGEREFGATVIDMGGGQTTVASMRAQELQFTNIYSEGGEYITKDISKVLKTSMQIAEALKFNFGNADIEEASETETVQVEVVGENSPVEITEKYLAEIISARVKHILDRVKQDLTRGRLLDLPGGIVLVGGTAIMPGVVEVAQEIFETNVKLYVPNQVGIRNPMFANVISLVEYVGLLTEVDIIAQQAVSGEEYLRRKPIDNEAPALSFDRTPAPAPRVAPQPSPVPVENTIEVPLPVEEENHEQKQKLGDRVRGIFGSMFD, from the coding sequence ATGGCTAGAGATGGCTTTTTTACAGGATTAGATATAGGAACTAGCTCGATTAAGGTTCTTGTTGCTGAGTTTATTGATGGATCAATGAATGTCATCGGAGTAAGTAATGTTAAGAGTTCTGGTGTGAAAGATGGCATTATTGTTGACATTGACGCTGCAGCGAAATCAATCAAAACAGCTATTGAACAAGCAGAAGAAAAAGCTGGGATTGTTATTGAGCAAGTGAACGTTGGGCTTCCAGCTAATCTTCTTCAAATTGAGCCTACACAAGGTATGATTCCTGTAACAAGTGAATCAAAAGAAATCAAAGATGAAGATGTTGAAAGTGTTGTTCGCTCAGCCTTGACAAAGAGCATTACACCTGAGCGTGAGGTTATCTCACTAGTTCCTGAAGAGTTTATTGTTGATGGCTTCCAAGGAATTCGTGATCCTCGTGGAATGATGGGGATTCGTCTTGAAATGAGAGGTCTCATATACACAGGTCCAACAACAATTCTTCACAACCTTCGTAAGACAGTTGAACGTGCTGGTATTCAAGTAGAGAATATTATCATCTCTCCTCTTGCAATGACACGTGCTGTTCTAAATGAAGGTGAACGTGAGTTTGGTGCTACTGTTATTGATATGGGTGGCGGTCAAACAACTGTTGCAAGCATGCGTGCTCAAGAACTTCAATTTACCAATATTTATTCTGAAGGTGGCGAGTACATCACTAAGGATATTTCAAAAGTTTTGAAGACTTCAATGCAGATTGCTGAAGCACTTAAGTTCAATTTTGGTAATGCAGATATTGAAGAAGCAAGCGAAACAGAAACTGTCCAAGTAGAAGTTGTAGGTGAGAATTCACCAGTTGAGATTACAGAAAAATACCTTGCTGAGATTATCTCAGCTCGTGTGAAGCATATCCTTGATAGAGTTAAACAAGACTTGACTCGAGGACGTCTACTTGATTTGCCTGGTGGCATTGTCCTTGTAGGTGGAACAGCTATCATGCCAGGTGTGGTTGAAGTTGCTCAAGAAATTTTTGAGACAAATGTTAAACTTTACGTGCCAAATCAAGTTGGTATCCGTAATCCAATGTTTGCAAATGTGATTAGTCTTGTTGAGTATGTTGGTCTTCTTACAGAAGTTGATATCATTGCACAACAGGCTGTGTCTGGTGAAGAGTATCTTCGTCGTAAACCAATCGACAATGAGGCTCCTGCCTTGAGTTTTGATAGAACTCCTGCTCCAGCACCTCGAGTGGCTCCTCAGCCAAGTCCTGTTCCAGTTGAGAACACCATTGAGGTACCTCTGCCAGTTGAAGAAGAAAATCATGAACAAAAACAAAAACTTGGTGATCGTGTTCGTGGTATTTTCGGCAGTATGTTTGATTAA
- the ftsZ gene encoding cell division protein FtsZ yields the protein MSFSFDSASVQGAVIKVIGVGGGGGNAINRMIEEGLAGVEFIAANTDIQALSSSKAETVIQLGPKLTRGLGAGGQPEVGRKAAEESEETLTEALTGADMVFITAGMGGGSGTGAAPVIARIAKSLGALTVAVVTRPFGFEGNKRGAFAVEGIQELREQVDTLLIISNNNLLEIVDKKTPLLEALSEADNVLRQGVQGITDLITNPGLINLDFADVKTVMANKGNALMGIGIGSGEERIVEAARKAIYSPLLETTIDGAEDVIVNVTGGLDMTLTEAEEASEIVGQAAGSGVNIWLGTSIDDTLKDEIRVTVVATGVRQDRAEKVSGMKAQPRKVTTAPSQPSAPAQQVVQEEQRPVSQPSFERQPNFDYNETPSMPQPGVRPAAAAPQQEQSAFGNWDLRRDNISRPETGQLDSQLTMSTFSSDVEDDDELETPPFFKNR from the coding sequence ATGAGTTTTTCATTTGATAGCGCATCAGTTCAAGGTGCGGTAATTAAAGTTATCGGTGTCGGTGGAGGTGGCGGAAACGCCATCAACCGAATGATTGAAGAAGGTCTTGCTGGTGTTGAATTTATTGCAGCTAATACTGATATTCAAGCACTCAGCTCTTCTAAAGCAGAAACAGTAATCCAATTGGGCCCTAAATTGACTCGTGGCCTTGGTGCCGGAGGTCAACCTGAAGTTGGTCGTAAGGCAGCTGAAGAAAGTGAAGAAACACTTACAGAAGCACTTACAGGAGCTGATATGGTCTTTATCACTGCTGGTATGGGTGGTGGCTCTGGTACAGGGGCAGCACCAGTTATTGCACGTATTGCGAAAAGCTTGGGTGCATTGACAGTTGCAGTTGTGACACGTCCATTTGGATTTGAAGGTAACAAACGTGGTGCCTTTGCTGTCGAAGGTATTCAAGAATTGCGTGAGCAAGTTGATACCCTTCTTATTATCTCTAACAATAACCTTCTTGAAATCGTTGATAAGAAAACACCACTTCTTGAAGCTCTTAGTGAAGCAGATAATGTTCTTCGTCAAGGAGTCCAAGGTATTACGGACCTTATCACTAACCCAGGTTTGATCAACCTCGACTTTGCCGATGTGAAAACAGTTATGGCAAATAAAGGTAATGCACTTATGGGTATTGGTATTGGTTCAGGTGAAGAACGTATTGTTGAAGCTGCGCGCAAAGCAATCTATTCACCACTTCTTGAAACTACTATTGATGGTGCAGAAGATGTTATCGTTAACGTAACTGGTGGTCTTGATATGACGCTTACAGAAGCAGAAGAAGCATCTGAAATTGTTGGTCAAGCAGCTGGTAGCGGTGTTAACATTTGGCTTGGTACATCAATCGATGATACATTGAAAGATGAAATCCGTGTAACTGTTGTTGCAACTGGAGTTCGTCAAGATCGTGCTGAAAAAGTATCTGGTATGAAAGCTCAGCCACGTAAAGTGACTACAGCTCCTTCACAACCATCAGCTCCTGCTCAACAAGTTGTTCAAGAAGAGCAACGTCCAGTTTCTCAACCTTCATTTGAACGTCAACCAAATTTTGACTATAATGAAACACCTTCAATGCCACAACCAGGAGTTCGTCCTGCAGCGGCAGCTCCTCAACAAGAGCAGTCAGCTTTTGGTAATTGGGATTTGAGACGTGACAATATTTCTCGTCCTGAAACTGGTCAACTAGATAGTCAATTGACTATGTCTACATTCTCAAGTGATGTTGAAGATGATGATGAATTGGAGACACCACCATTCTTTAAAAATCGTTAA
- a CDS encoding YggS family pyridoxal phosphate-dependent enzyme, translating to MTIEENKNNVYQAVKRACEKANRSSDDVNIVAVTKYVSSDVAEELVKTGIKHIAENRVDKFLDKYQALKNYDLTWHLIGTLQRRKVKDVINLVDYFHALDSVKLAEEIQKRADHTINCFLQVNVSGEESKHGFSPEELDTVLKQIENLDKICIVGLMTMAPIDADAQELDKIFAETNELRESIQEKKLKNVPCDQLSMGMSRDYDMAIQNGSTFVRIGSAFFKENGE from the coding sequence ATGACTATAGAAGAGAATAAAAATAATGTTTATCAAGCGGTAAAAAGAGCTTGTGAAAAGGCTAATCGCTCTAGCGATGACGTCAATATTGTTGCCGTAACCAAATATGTTTCAAGTGATGTCGCTGAAGAATTGGTTAAAACGGGAATCAAGCACATTGCTGAAAATCGCGTTGATAAATTCTTAGATAAGTATCAAGCTTTAAAAAATTATGATTTGACTTGGCACCTTATTGGTACCTTGCAACGTCGTAAAGTAAAGGATGTTATTAATTTAGTTGATTATTTTCATGCTTTGGATTCTGTTAAATTGGCAGAGGAAATTCAAAAGCGTGCCGACCACACCATTAATTGCTTCCTACAAGTTAACGTTTCAGGTGAGGAGTCAAAACATGGTTTTTCACCTGAAGAACTTGATACTGTTCTAAAACAAATTGAAAATCTTGATAAGATTTGTATAGTTGGACTCATGACTATGGCTCCAATTGATGCAGATGCTCAAGAACTTGATAAGATTTTTGCTGAGACAAATGAACTTAGAGAATCAATTCAAGAGAAAAAACTAAAGAATGTTCCTTGTGATCAGTTAAGCATGGGGATGAGTCGAGACTATGACATGGCTATTCAGAATGGATCAACCTTTGTCAGAATAGGCAGTGCATTCTTTAAAGAGAACGGAGAATAA
- a CDS encoding cell division protein SepF codes for MALKDAIDKIVSYFDTDEVTDYEDAAKEEAKERPVKAQKPVQTPPPRQQRQPERSQATVPPRRQHVHSDLQETQVLRSLPLSRSQANQGPQQMNTTKTTIAIKYPKKYEDAQEIVELLIENECVLIDFQYMLEAQARRCLDFIDGASKVLTGNLQKVGSSMYLLTPINVVVDIEEIGLAHGNQEANFDFDMKRR; via the coding sequence ATGGCATTAAAAGACGCAATTGATAAAATTGTTTCATATTTTGATACCGACGAAGTAACAGATTATGAAGATGCTGCTAAAGAAGAGGCTAAAGAACGTCCAGTGAAAGCACAGAAACCTGTGCAGACACCACCACCTCGTCAGCAACGTCAACCTGAGCGTTCTCAGGCAACAGTCCCTCCTCGTCGCCAACATGTTCATTCAGACTTACAGGAAACTCAAGTCCTTCGTAGTTTACCTCTGAGTCGTTCACAAGCAAATCAGGGACCACAACAGATGAATACAACTAAAACAACAATTGCAATTAAATATCCTAAAAAGTATGAAGATGCTCAGGAAATTGTAGAACTATTGATTGAAAACGAATGTGTTTTAATCGATTTTCAATATATGTTGGAAGCGCAAGCTCGTCGTTGTCTTGACTTTATTGATGGTGCTAGCAAGGTACTTACAGGCAACTTGCAAAAAGTTGGCTCTTCAATGTATTTGCTTACGCCAATTAATGTCGTTGTTGACATCGAAGAGATTGGGTTGGCTCATGGCAACCAAGAAGCTAATTTTGACTTCGACATGAAGAGACGTTAA
- a CDS encoding YggT family protein, which produces MSVLLYVIWARVVNVIEILLVVYALLSWFPGAYDTSLGRIIRQIVQPILAPFRRLNLAFAGIDFSILVIVLLLNFSLRILRFILL; this is translated from the coding sequence ATGTCTGTATTACTTTATGTTATTTGGGCACGTGTTGTTAACGTGATAGAGATTCTTCTTGTAGTCTATGCTTTGTTGTCCTGGTTTCCAGGAGCTTATGATACTAGCCTTGGAAGAATCATTAGACAAATTGTTCAACCGATTCTCGCACCATTTCGTCGCCTGAATTTAGCTTTTGCTGGTATTGATTTTTCAATATTGGTAATTGTACTTCTACTAAACTTTTCACTTAGAATTCTTAGATTTATTCTACTCTGA
- a CDS encoding YlmH family RNA-binding protein, whose translation MSDIKNIEQHYSLDERPFLEKVRGFCQLVDERYSPYLTDFLNPREIQIVEELAHYYNLKFFVSSTPESEEYGRVILAPEYYELDDEDFEIKRLEISYARQFNKLTHPKVLGALINQLGLDRQVFGDIILDEEGRVQFSIASHLASYAIMTITKIGNVSVTLKEVSKDDWISNQENYSQSFVLLSSMRLDNVLATVLNLSRSNALKLIASGKVKLNYRQIEKANQTVMIGDMISVRGYGRFRLAQQDGFSKSGKAKIVIESLLRRRKK comes from the coding sequence ATGTCAGATATTAAAAATATTGAACAGCATTACTCGTTAGATGAACGCCCTTTTCTAGAGAAGGTTAGGGGATTTTGTCAATTAGTTGATGAAAGGTACAGTCCTTACTTAACTGATTTCTTGAATCCTCGTGAAATTCAGATTGTTGAAGAGTTAGCTCATTACTACAATTTAAAATTTTTTGTGAGTTCTACTCCTGAATCTGAAGAATATGGAAGAGTTATTCTTGCTCCCGAATATTACGAGCTTGATGACGAAGACTTTGAAATTAAACGCCTAGAAATCTCTTATGCGAGACAGTTCAATAAATTGACACACCCAAAAGTTTTGGGAGCACTGATTAATCAACTTGGTCTTGATCGTCAAGTATTTGGAGATATTATTCTTGATGAAGAAGGACGTGTTCAATTTTCCATTGCTTCTCATTTAGCAAGTTATGCGATAATGACGATTACTAAGATTGGAAATGTTTCGGTTACTCTAAAAGAAGTAAGCAAAGACGATTGGATTTCAAATCAAGAAAACTATTCACAATCTTTTGTTTTACTTTCCAGTATGCGTCTTGATAATGTGTTGGCGACGGTACTAAACCTATCCCGTTCTAACGCCTTAAAACTTATTGCTTCTGGAAAAGTTAAATTAAATTATAGACAAATTGAGAAGGCTAATCAGACGGTTATGATTGGTGATATGATTTCGGTTAGAGGTTATGGTCGATTTCGACTAGCTCAACAAGACGGATTTTCAAAGTCCGGGAAAGCTAAAATCGTTATTGAAAGTCTGTTAAGACGGAGAAAAAAGTAG
- a CDS encoding DivIVA domain-containing protein, translating to MAITALDIKDKQFTTKFRGYNEQEVDEFLDIIVDDYEDLVRDNRELAARVKELEEKLAYFDEMKESLSQSVILAQETAEKVKASAADESANLINKANFNATHLVEEAKSKASEILRDATDEAKRVAIETEELKRQSRVFHQRLLAAVEGQLSLASAPEWGELLQPTAIYLQNSDAAFKEVVEKVLDEHVPDSNDAASFDATRQFTPDEMAELQRRVAESNKQVEDFSSPEVDETNEVVSTPVDFGIPDTFESEVADFPTSAPVDEDFDLQPESTGEINLNETQTFKLNISE from the coding sequence ATGGCTATTACAGCACTTGATATTAAAGATAAACAGTTTACAACTAAATTTCGTGGATATAATGAGCAAGAAGTTGATGAATTTCTTGATATTATTGTAGATGATTACGAAGATTTGGTTCGTGACAATCGTGAACTTGCTGCTCGTGTAAAAGAGCTTGAAGAAAAATTGGCTTATTTTGATGAAATGAAAGAATCATTGAGTCAATCAGTTATTTTGGCTCAAGAAACAGCTGAAAAAGTTAAAGCTTCAGCGGCTGATGAATCAGCTAACTTGATTAATAAGGCTAACTTCAATGCTACTCATTTGGTTGAAGAAGCTAAATCTAAGGCATCTGAAATTCTTCGTGATGCAACAGATGAAGCCAAACGTGTTGCTATCGAAACGGAAGAACTTAAACGTCAAAGTCGTGTCTTCCACCAACGCCTATTGGCTGCAGTTGAAGGTCAGCTTAGCTTGGCAAGTGCTCCAGAATGGGGTGAATTGTTGCAACCAACAGCTATTTATCTTCAAAATTCAGATGCTGCCTTTAAAGAAGTTGTTGAAAAAGTTTTGGATGAACATGTACCTGATTCAAATGATGCAGCTTCATTTGATGCAACTCGTCAATTCACTCCTGATGAAATGGCTGAACTTCAACGTCGTGTTGCTGAAAGTAATAAACAAGTTGAAGATTTCTCTAGTCCAGAAGTTGATGAAACAAACGAAGTTGTTTCAACTCCAGTTGATTTTGGTATTCCAGACACTTTCGAGAGTGAAGTAGCAGATTTCCCAACTTCAGCACCAGTAGATGAAGATTTTGATTTGCAACCTGAGTCAACAGGTGAAATTAATCTTAACGAAACACAAACGTTTAAATTGAATATTAGCGAATAA
- the ileS gene encoding isoleucine--tRNA ligase, which produces MKLKETLNLGKTAFPMRAGLPNKEPIWQKEWEDAKMYQRRQELNQGKPHFTLHDGPPYANGNIHVGHAMNKISKDIIVRSKSMSGFYAPYVPGWDTHGLPIEQVLAKQGVKRKELDRAEYLKMCRDYALSQVDKQREDFKRLGVSADWDNPYVTLTPDYEAAQIRVFGEMAKKGYIYQGAKPVYWSWSSESALAEAEIEYHDLVSTSLYYANKVKDGKGVLDTDTYIVVWTTTPFTVTASRGLTVGADIEYVLVKPAGEDRKFVVASELLNSLSEKFGWTDVEVLQSYRGEELNQIVTEHPWDTEVDELVILGNHVTTDSGTGIVHTAPGFGEDDYNVGIANGLEVAVTVNERGIMMENAGPDFEGQFYDKVAPIVMEKLGDLLLAKEEISHSYPFDWRTKKPIIWRAVPQWFASVSKFRQEILDEIEKVKFHSEWGKVRLYNMIRDRGDWVISRQRAWGVPLPIFYAEDKTPIMTEETIEHVAKLFEEHGSVIWWERDAKDLLPEGFTHPGSPNGEFTKETDIMDVWFDSGSSWNGVVVNRPELTYPADLYLEGSDQYRGWFNSSLITSVANNGVAPYKQLLSQGFALDGKGEKMSKSLGNTIAPSDVEKQFGAEILRLWVTSVDTTNDVRISMDILSQVSESYRKIRNTLRFLIANTSDFNPTTDAVAFEDLRSVDQYMTIRFNQLVKTIRDAYANFEFLTIYKALVNFINVELSAFYLDFAKDVVYIESAESLERRQMQTVFYDVLVKITKLLTPILPHTAEEIWSYLEFETEDYVQLSELPEAEDFAGQDALLEKWNAFMDFRGQAQKALEEARNEKVIGKSLEAHLTIYPNAEVKELLEGLNTNLAQLLIVSALTIAEGDAPESAVSFEGVAFTVERAEGDVCDRCRRIDPTTKERSYNATICDHCASIVEENFAEGVAEGFEVKAK; this is translated from the coding sequence ATGAAACTCAAAGAAACCTTAAATCTAGGTAAGACAGCTTTTCCAATGCGAGCTGGACTTCCTAACAAAGAACCAATCTGGCAAAAAGAGTGGGAAGATGCTAAGATGTATCAACGTCGTCAAGAGTTGAACCAAGGTAAACCTCACTTCACTCTTCATGATGGTCCTCCGTATGCCAATGGTAATATTCACGTTGGACATGCGATGAATAAAATTTCTAAGGATATCATTGTTCGTTCAAAATCAATGTCTGGTTTCTATGCTCCTTACGTTCCTGGTTGGGATACGCATGGTCTTCCAATTGAACAAGTGTTGGCAAAACAAGGTGTGAAACGTAAAGAACTTGATCGTGCTGAATACCTTAAGATGTGTCGTGATTATGCACTTTCACAAGTTGACAAACAACGTGAAGATTTCAAACGTCTTGGTGTTTCGGCTGATTGGGATAACCCATATGTTACTTTGACACCAGACTATGAGGCTGCACAAATCCGTGTCTTTGGTGAGATGGCTAAAAAAGGTTACATCTATCAAGGTGCAAAACCAGTTTATTGGTCATGGTCATCAGAGTCAGCACTAGCTGAAGCCGAAATCGAGTACCATGATTTAGTTTCAACCTCACTTTACTATGCCAATAAGGTTAAGGATGGTAAAGGAGTACTAGACACAGATACATATATCGTAGTTTGGACAACAACACCATTTACAGTAACAGCTTCACGTGGTTTGACTGTTGGTGCTGATATTGAATACGTTCTCGTAAAACCTGCTGGAGAAGACCGCAAATTTGTCGTTGCTTCTGAATTACTTAATAGTCTTTCTGAGAAATTTGGTTGGACTGATGTGGAAGTACTTCAGTCATACCGTGGAGAGGAATTGAATCAAATCGTCACTGAACACCCGTGGGATACAGAAGTTGATGAGCTTGTTATCCTTGGTAATCACGTAACTACAGATTCAGGTACAGGTATCGTCCATACGGCTCCTGGTTTTGGTGAGGATGACTATAACGTAGGTATCGCTAATGGCCTTGAAGTTGCCGTAACCGTTAATGAGCGTGGTATCATGATGGAAAATGCTGGTCCTGATTTTGAAGGTCAGTTCTACGATAAAGTGGCTCCAATTGTTATGGAAAAACTCGGTGATTTGCTCCTTGCTAAAGAAGAAATCTCACACTCATACCCATTTGACTGGCGTACGAAGAAACCAATCATCTGGCGTGCCGTACCACAATGGTTTGCTTCTGTTTCTAAATTCCGTCAAGAGATTTTGGATGAGATTGAAAAAGTTAAATTCCATTCTGAGTGGGGTAAAGTTCGTCTTTACAACATGATTCGTGACCGTGGTGACTGGGTAATCTCTCGTCAGCGTGCCTGGGGTGTGCCACTCCCAATCTTCTATGCTGAAGATAAAACACCAATCATGACTGAAGAAACAATCGAACATGTGGCTAAACTTTTCGAAGAGCACGGTTCAGTTATCTGGTGGGAACGTGATGCCAAAGATCTTCTTCCAGAAGGCTTTACACATCCAGGTTCACCAAACGGAGAGTTTACTAAAGAAACTGACATTATGGACGTATGGTTTGACTCAGGTTCATCATGGAATGGTGTCGTTGTTAACCGTCCTGAGTTGACTTATCCAGCTGACCTTTATCTTGAAGGTTCAGACCAATATCGTGGATGGTTTAACTCATCACTTATCACATCTGTTGCTAATAATGGTGTTGCACCATACAAACAACTCTTGTCTCAAGGTTTTGCGCTTGATGGTAAGGGTGAAAAGATGTCTAAATCCCTCGGTAATACTATTGCTCCTAGTGATGTTGAGAAACAATTTGGTGCTGAAATTCTTCGTCTTTGGGTAACAAGTGTTGATACAACTAATGACGTTCGTATCTCAATGGATATCCTTAGCCAAGTATCAGAATCTTATCGTAAGATTCGTAACACACTTCGTTTCTTGATTGCTAATACATCTGACTTCAATCCAACAACTGATGCAGTAGCCTTTGAAGACTTGCGTTCTGTAGATCAGTACATGACTATTCGATTTAACCAATTAGTTAAGACTATTCGTGATGCCTATGCAAACTTTGAATTCTTAACTATCTACAAAGCCTTGGTTAACTTTATTAACGTTGAGTTGTCTGCTTTCTATCTTGATTTTGCCAAAGATGTGGTTTATATTGAGAGTGCAGAATCACTTGAACGTCGTCAAATGCAAACAGTCTTCTACGATGTTCTTGTTAAGATTACAAAACTATTGACTCCAATTCTTCCTCACACTGCAGAAGAAATTTGGTCATATCTTGAATTTGAAACAGAAGACTATGTTCAATTGTCAGAGTTGCCAGAAGCAGAAGATTTCGCTGGTCAAGATGCACTTCTTGAAAAATGGAATGCCTTCATGGATTTCCGTGGCCAAGCTCAAAAAGCTTTGGAAGAAGCGCGTAACGAAAAAGTTATCGGTAAATCACTTGAAGCTCATTTGACAATCTATCCTAATGCTGAAGTCAAAGAACTTCTTGAAGGTTTGAACACTAACCTTGCTCAACTTTTGATTGTTTCAGCATTGACTATTGCTGAAGGAGATGCTCCTGAATCTGCTGTAAGCTTTGAAGGTGTAGCATTCACAGTAGAACGTGCTGAAGGTGATGTCTGTGATCGTTGCCGTCGTATCGATCCAACTACCAAAGAACGTAGCTACAATGCGACTATCTGTGATCACTGTGCTAGCATTGTTGAAGAAAACTTTGCTGAAGGTGTCGCAGAAGGTTTTGAAGTAAAAGCAAAATAA